In a single window of the Niabella ginsenosidivorans genome:
- a CDS encoding TOTE conflict system archaeo-eukaryotic primase domain-containing protein, with translation MPEISIDRKLQLFRSLFKGREDVFATRWEIPSGSGKEAKSGYMPAYLYDPYRYRAHKMKGGTFQNYADKKYLPLTDDQLVKHLNGEQLVGLYPLLPDNTSWFIAADFDEQNWLSDSQKFIECCAAKKIPAYLERSRSGKGGHVWIFFKEPYPAIKSRKIFLSLLNESGTVSVFDKNSSFDRLFPNQDRLSGKGLGNLIALPLHKTALDQGNSCFIDPQTLLPFPDQWDFLSGIQKVGTGALDDIYHSISAEKSVAATVDQKETTDHLTIFLNDRLQLNRSAIPVPLINFLKEELNFSNSAFLIKKKIGKNTYGTERYFRLIEETERAVIIPKGFAGRLLRFCRNANIHFSFEDHRTKKASALFTFQAGLRYYQVPAMEAAAKKDMGVIVAPPGAGKTIIGLKIIAEKQQPALIVVHRKQLMDQWMDRIEAFLGIPKQKIGKIGQGKSTIGEHITVATIQSLVKELTKTEGAEIKDSFGTILIDECHHIPAESYRNTIQQFNSYYLYGFTATPFRKYNDGRLIFIHLGEIIAEITAQQTGRHKQATVIVRNTDLDVPFNSKTDRFETLSKILVHDSGRNKLILQDITNELNCGKKVVILTERKEHIDSLQQYLKQSYEVVTLSGDDTESSRTAKWKLLNTCSYQALITTAQFFGEGTDLQNANCLFLVYPFSFEGKLIQYIGRVQRSELTPVIYDYRDIKIDYLNRMFLKRNTYYRKLIRQANLFDDPVEEEVPIAEKSTLVMLDKEISVPIELLEFRYGSIAFTYSIDAAIKLEFEIQHDDMRPEFEVLKPYFTKALKSKHIKVAVYAEIEKGQLVSQLASSDDIKKIDRQIIDGVRFQFITRPLLGRINPDNKNESDQQLQTKHPLYESGKELLEDALKYAQFKHHRHLRYLADNHVGHLVKIRFVLQPFSFVFLLEGPEQFHIILETLDTEEASYLWHIPKRVSELPKSLVAIDRDLDIIRKQGRQGFLTAPPENFNRILHDYSDDQKGFILWKHALEERLV, from the coding sequence TTGCCAGAAATTAGTATCGATAGAAAATTACAGTTATTCCGTTCCCTTTTCAAGGGTCGCGAGGATGTATTTGCAACCCGTTGGGAAATTCCATCCGGCTCAGGCAAGGAAGCTAAAAGCGGCTATATGCCCGCCTATTTATATGATCCCTACCGATACAGGGCACATAAAATGAAAGGCGGTACTTTTCAAAACTATGCAGATAAAAAATATTTGCCGCTCACAGACGACCAGCTCGTAAAACATTTAAATGGTGAACAATTAGTAGGCTTATACCCATTATTACCCGATAACACTTCATGGTTCATTGCCGCGGATTTTGATGAACAAAATTGGTTATCCGACAGCCAGAAATTTATTGAATGCTGTGCAGCAAAAAAAATACCGGCTTACCTCGAACGCTCTCGCTCAGGAAAGGGCGGACATGTATGGATATTTTTCAAAGAACCTTATCCAGCCATCAAAAGCAGGAAGATATTCCTGTCGCTCCTCAATGAATCCGGAACGGTTTCTGTTTTTGATAAAAACTCAAGCTTTGACCGGTTATTTCCAAACCAGGACAGGCTTTCAGGAAAAGGATTGGGCAACCTGATCGCATTACCACTACATAAGACCGCTTTAGATCAGGGAAACAGTTGCTTTATTGATCCGCAAACCTTGCTGCCATTCCCTGATCAATGGGATTTTCTGTCCGGAATTCAAAAAGTGGGTACCGGGGCGCTGGATGATATCTATCATTCAATATCCGCTGAAAAATCAGTTGCTGCAACAGTTGATCAAAAAGAAACCACTGACCATTTAACAATATTCTTAAACGATAGGCTACAATTAAACCGATCGGCAATACCTGTTCCCCTCATCAATTTTCTTAAAGAAGAATTGAATTTTTCGAATTCAGCATTCCTCATCAAAAAGAAGATTGGAAAGAACACTTATGGCACGGAACGGTATTTTCGACTTATAGAAGAGACAGAACGAGCTGTTATTATACCCAAAGGGTTTGCCGGCAGGTTGTTGCGATTTTGCAGAAATGCCAATATCCATTTTAGTTTTGAGGACCATAGAACGAAGAAGGCTTCTGCTCTCTTTACTTTTCAAGCGGGCTTAAGATATTACCAGGTTCCGGCGATGGAAGCTGCGGCCAAAAAAGATATGGGCGTAATTGTGGCCCCACCTGGAGCCGGTAAAACGATCATCGGCTTAAAGATTATTGCAGAAAAGCAACAACCGGCTTTAATTGTTGTGCACCGGAAACAGTTGATGGATCAATGGATGGACCGGATTGAAGCATTCCTTGGAATACCTAAACAGAAAATCGGGAAAATTGGCCAGGGGAAATCAACGATTGGGGAACATATTACAGTTGCTACCATTCAAAGTCTGGTAAAAGAATTAACGAAAACAGAAGGCGCTGAAATAAAAGATTCGTTCGGAACGATACTGATAGATGAATGCCATCATATTCCTGCAGAAAGCTATCGAAACACCATCCAACAATTCAATAGTTATTACTTATATGGCTTTACAGCAACACCTTTTAGAAAATACAATGATGGAAGACTGATTTTTATTCACCTGGGAGAAATCATTGCAGAAATAACGGCACAACAAACCGGCAGACACAAACAGGCCACCGTTATAGTACGAAATACGGACTTGGATGTGCCTTTCAATTCAAAGACAGACCGGTTTGAAACATTGTCAAAAATCCTGGTACATGATTCCGGCCGGAACAAACTGATTTTGCAGGACATTACCAATGAATTGAATTGCGGAAAAAAAGTGGTTATTCTTACGGAACGTAAAGAGCACATCGATTCTTTACAGCAATACCTGAAGCAATCTTATGAAGTCGTCACATTAAGCGGTGACGATACGGAGAGTAGTCGAACAGCCAAATGGAAATTACTAAATACATGTAGTTATCAGGCGTTGATAACTACCGCGCAATTCTTTGGTGAGGGAACAGACCTGCAAAATGCCAACTGCCTATTCCTAGTGTATCCTTTTTCTTTTGAGGGAAAACTCATACAATATATAGGGAGGGTGCAACGATCTGAGCTTACACCTGTAATATACGATTACCGCGACATTAAAATTGACTACCTGAACAGAATGTTCCTGAAGCGTAATACTTATTACAGGAAACTAATACGCCAGGCAAACTTGTTCGATGATCCGGTTGAAGAGGAAGTCCCCATTGCAGAAAAAAGCACGCTGGTGATGCTTGACAAGGAAATTAGCGTGCCTATTGAGTTACTGGAGTTCAGATATGGAAGCATTGCTTTTACTTATTCAATCGATGCAGCTATAAAACTGGAATTTGAAATTCAGCATGATGATATGCGGCCCGAGTTTGAAGTGCTGAAGCCTTATTTTACAAAGGCACTGAAATCTAAGCATATTAAAGTGGCTGTTTACGCGGAAATAGAAAAAGGACAACTGGTCTCTCAATTAGCATCCTCTGATGATATAAAAAAGATAGACAGGCAAATTATTGACGGTGTCAGATTCCAATTCATCACTAGACCTCTGCTTGGAAGGATAAATCCGGATAACAAAAATGAATCCGATCAACAGCTCCAAACGAAACATCCTTTATATGAATCGGGCAAAGAACTGCTGGAAGATGCATTAAAGTATGCCCAATTTAAACATCATAGACACCTGCGTTATCTGGCCGATAACCATGTAGGACATTTGGTGAAAATCCGATTTGTATTGCAGCCATTTTCTTTTGTATTTCTTCTGGAAGGCCCAGAGCAATTTCATATCATCCTGGAAACGCTGGATACAGAAGAGGCCAGCTACCTCTGGCATATTCCAAAAAGAGTCTCCGAATTGCCGAAAAGTTTAGTAGCAATTGACAGAGATCTGGATATTATCCGGAAACAAGGCCGGCAAGGATTTTTAACCGCCCCGCCGGAAAACTTTAACCGGATATTGCATGATTATTCAGATGACCAGAAAGGATTTATTCTCTGGAAACATGCGCTGGAAGAGCGGTTGGTTTGA
- the rhuM gene encoding virulence protein RhuM/Fic/DOC family protein has protein sequence METGEIVIYQAQDGQTSIDVRLEKETIWLRREQIAQLFDRERSVITKHINNVFKEKELSRESNVQNLHIANSDRPVAFFSLDVIISVGYRVKSPKGTQFRIWANTILKEYLVKGYTVNEKRLEEQSQQLEQLKQTVKLLGNVLENHPLNSDQASGLLKVITDYTYALDVLDQYDHQVLEIRETTKDEFFRISYEEAMAAINELREKFGGSSLFGNEKDESFQGSLAAIYQTFGGEDLYRSVEEKAAHLLYFVIKNHSFSDGNKRIAAFLFVWFLEKNKLLYKEDGSRRIADNALVALTLMIAESKPEEMEMMVKVVVNLINLRN, from the coding sequence ATGGAAACAGGAGAAATAGTCATTTATCAGGCACAGGATGGACAAACCTCCATTGACGTCAGATTAGAAAAAGAAACAATTTGGCTTCGGCGGGAACAGATTGCTCAATTATTTGATCGTGAGCGATCTGTTATTACCAAACATATCAACAATGTTTTTAAGGAAAAGGAATTAAGCAGGGAAAGCAATGTGCAAAATTTGCACATTGCAAATTCGGATAGACCTGTTGCTTTTTTCAGCCTGGATGTTATTATTTCAGTCGGTTACAGGGTAAAATCCCCAAAAGGTACACAATTCCGTATCTGGGCCAATACCATACTGAAAGAATACCTGGTTAAAGGCTATACCGTTAACGAAAAGCGGCTGGAGGAACAAAGCCAGCAGCTGGAGCAGTTAAAGCAAACCGTTAAACTTTTGGGCAATGTGCTCGAAAACCACCCCCTTAATTCAGACCAGGCCAGCGGATTGCTTAAAGTAATTACCGATTATACCTACGCGCTGGATGTGTTGGATCAGTACGATCACCAGGTTTTGGAAATTAGGGAAACAACTAAAGACGAGTTCTTCCGGATCAGTTATGAAGAAGCTATGGCTGCTATTAACGAGCTGCGGGAAAAGTTTGGCGGCAGTTCTTTATTTGGCAATGAAAAAGACGAATCTTTCCAGGGATCACTGGCAGCCATTTATCAGACATTTGGAGGAGAAGACCTGTACCGGAGTGTGGAGGAAAAGGCCGCTCACCTGTTGTACTTTGTAATAAAAAACCACTCCTTTAGTGACGGTAACAAAAGAATTGCCGCATTTTTATTTGTATGGTTCCTGGAAAAAAACAAATTGCTTTATAAGGAAGACGGCTCCCGCCGGATTGCAGATAATGCCCTGGTGGCGCTTACACTGATGATTGCTGAAAGTAAACCGGAAGAAATGGAAATGATGGTAAAGGTTGTTGTTAATTTAATTAATCTCAGAAATTAA
- a CDS encoding tyrosine-type recombinase/integrase, whose amino-acid sequence MNKQHIFTQIIPDYRRTMQDDRYPLKLKITYKGERRYYGTGYTANKKEWELINDPNPRGKYKTTRNEIVAIETKAMELVKKIVPFSFREFQEEFFEKPIKYQTLKNAFDELIAQLKKEDRVGTATNYQTTINALEIFRPNMRLENVTIKYLQDFENDMLARNNSLTTVGIYLRNVRAVVNKAIADGYFNPKFYPFGRNKYQIPTTLGTKRSLSKEQLKKIFEYQAASDDYFVNRSLAFWKLSYLANGLNMRDIANLRWENLQDDIIVVYHEKTKRLNRQRPKRITVIRNKIINNIIGQWGNKPGKPQELVFNIVDATDDAQIRMDKVLQFIKVTNKWMKRIGTELGFGLSLTTYVARHSFSTMLLRSGASVEFISESLGHSDIKTTQFYLGGFDLEAKKKMMKALVDFG is encoded by the coding sequence ATGAATAAACAGCATATTTTTACTCAAATCATCCCGGATTACAGACGTACTATGCAAGATGATCGCTACCCTTTAAAACTTAAAATTACCTATAAGGGAGAACGAAGATATTACGGAACGGGGTACACCGCCAATAAAAAAGAATGGGAGCTAATAAATGATCCAAATCCGCGGGGAAAATATAAAACCACTCGCAATGAAATCGTAGCTATAGAAACCAAAGCAATGGAGCTGGTTAAAAAAATTGTGCCTTTCTCTTTCCGGGAATTCCAGGAAGAGTTTTTTGAAAAGCCCATAAAGTACCAGACATTGAAAAATGCGTTTGATGAACTCATCGCCCAGCTCAAAAAGGAAGACCGGGTTGGAACCGCCACCAACTATCAGACAACCATCAATGCGTTAGAGATATTTCGGCCCAACATGCGACTGGAAAATGTTACTATAAAATATCTTCAGGATTTTGAAAATGATATGCTTGCCCGGAATAATAGCCTTACAACGGTAGGCATTTACCTGCGCAACGTCAGGGCTGTTGTTAATAAAGCCATTGCAGACGGCTACTTTAATCCAAAATTTTACCCCTTTGGACGTAATAAATACCAGATCCCTACTACGCTGGGAACTAAACGGTCATTAAGTAAAGAGCAGTTAAAAAAAATATTTGAATACCAAGCTGCGTCGGATGACTATTTTGTTAACCGGTCACTTGCGTTCTGGAAACTATCATACCTCGCAAATGGACTAAATATGCGGGATATTGCCAATCTTAGGTGGGAAAACTTGCAGGACGACATTATTGTGGTGTACCATGAAAAAACAAAACGACTCAACCGGCAGCGGCCTAAAAGAATCACCGTTATCAGAAATAAGATCATTAATAATATTATCGGTCAGTGGGGTAATAAGCCCGGAAAGCCGCAAGAGTTGGTGTTTAATATTGTTGATGCTACGGATGATGCCCAAATCAGGATGGATAAAGTGCTACAGTTCATCAAGGTTACCAACAAATGGATGAAAAGAATCGGCACAGAGTTAGGATTTGGATTATCCCTGACTACTTATGTAGCGCGTCATTCCTTTTCAACCATGCTTTTAAGAAGTGGGGCAAGCGTGGAATTTATTTCAGAAAGCCTGGGGCATAGCGACATAAAAACAACGCAATTTTATCTTGGCGGCTTTGATCTGGAGGCCAAAAAGAAAATGATGAAAGCATTGGTCGATTTTGGATAA
- a CDS encoding site-specific integrase: MNQREDIMAVSIGILINYRNRKNKKGLYPIHIRVTIDNNPQYYLVDLPVKVSMKDWTGNDLFWVAETNPYNLEINEAINQMRTKIIDLHRSLYSQKRKFSFYHIDKVLGFKGNGEIFNDYFKNYMRKPPPTVVITDVTWEKYDAFMKHLDKFNPALRFDEIDWEMVARIRNYLAEQRGRKGDLLAPATIKSYFDKFKVVLEYAAKRDGMLDVKQVESFFEDVKISVPDKEEGLHLEITEIQAFKKVVTDKQYPVQKRDQKLFLFQIYTGYYYNDLKTLKRKHVRRDFEHGYYIIGERDKNGNATIIPLWKFPDGVATLEEFMDPNTESEYWFRRNIFVDPQVYNRNVKVIAKAAGIKREISNKIARHTNIQMWIRLGAKRPVVSKMAGHEKEATTENYYKVNIAEVIAGTENVSFTALGI; encoded by the coding sequence GTGAACCAAAGAGAAGACATCATGGCAGTATCCATCGGCATCTTAATAAATTATCGTAACCGGAAAAACAAGAAAGGGCTTTACCCTATCCATATCCGTGTTACAATTGATAATAATCCCCAGTATTACCTGGTGGATCTTCCCGTAAAGGTGAGCATGAAAGATTGGACGGGCAATGATCTTTTCTGGGTGGCCGAAACTAACCCCTATAATCTTGAAATTAATGAAGCCATTAATCAAATGCGCACTAAGATTATTGATTTACACCGGAGTTTGTATTCCCAGAAAAGAAAGTTCTCCTTTTACCATATTGATAAAGTCCTCGGTTTTAAAGGAAACGGGGAGATTTTCAACGATTATTTCAAAAACTATATGAGAAAGCCGCCGCCAACGGTGGTTATTACCGATGTTACCTGGGAGAAATATGATGCCTTTATGAAGCACCTGGATAAGTTTAACCCTGCCCTGCGCTTTGATGAGATCGACTGGGAGATGGTAGCCCGTATCCGTAATTATCTTGCAGAGCAGCGTGGGAGAAAAGGCGATTTACTCGCCCCGGCAACCATAAAATCTTACTTTGACAAGTTTAAAGTGGTACTGGAATATGCGGCCAAGCGAGACGGGATGCTGGATGTTAAACAAGTGGAATCCTTTTTTGAGGACGTAAAAATCTCCGTACCGGATAAAGAAGAGGGACTGCACCTGGAAATTACCGAAATCCAGGCTTTCAAGAAAGTGGTAACGGATAAACAATACCCCGTCCAAAAGCGGGATCAGAAGTTATTCCTTTTCCAGATTTATACCGGCTATTATTACAACGACCTGAAAACTTTAAAACGAAAACACGTACGGAGAGATTTTGAACATGGGTATTACATCATCGGCGAACGCGATAAAAACGGGAACGCTACGATCATCCCGCTATGGAAGTTCCCGGATGGCGTTGCCACGCTGGAAGAATTTATGGATCCCAATACAGAAAGCGAGTACTGGTTCCGCAGGAATATTTTTGTAGACCCGCAGGTGTATAACCGGAATGTAAAGGTGATTGCCAAGGCTGCCGGAATTAAAAGGGAGATTTCTAATAAAATTGCCCGTCATACCAATATACAAATGTGGATCCGCCTGGGCGCAAAACGGCCGGTAGTTTCCAAAATGGCCGGACATGAAAAAGAAGCTACTACCGAAAATTACTATAAAGTAAATATTGCTGAAGTGATTGCCGGAACCGAAAATGTAAGCTTTACTGCACTAGGGATATAA
- a CDS encoding alpha/beta hydrolase: MKAVKFKNRNWDVAGILQFPKDFDETKRYPAIVCAHPISSCKEQTAGNIYGKALAEAGFVTLAFDASNQGESGGEVRFLEDPATRVEDFRCAADFLTTLDYIDEEKIGVLGVCGGGGYAANAAMTERRFKAVVTVVGANYGRLLREGDFTADAAIKTLEGIAKQRTAQARGAEPAVTVYRPNSQEDRKAAGLNDIDIIEAVDYYQTPRGQHQNSPNHLRVDSLDKAMAFDAFHLAELLLTQPLHVVVGDKVGAFGSYRDGFELFDKAASKQKSIQVVQGASHYNLYDTPEYTSKALEQIIPFFKAHLA, translated from the coding sequence ATGAAAGCAGTAAAATTCAAAAACAGGAATTGGGATGTGGCAGGTATTTTGCAATTCCCGAAAGACTTTGACGAAACTAAAAGATACCCGGCGATTGTTTGTGCGCACCCTATAAGCAGTTGTAAAGAGCAGACAGCCGGAAATATTTACGGTAAGGCATTAGCAGAAGCGGGATTTGTTACGTTGGCGTTTGATGCGTCCAATCAGGGCGAAAGCGGTGGCGAAGTGCGGTTTTTAGAAGACCCGGCAACCCGCGTAGAAGATTTCCGTTGTGCAGCAGACTTTCTGACAACTTTAGATTATATAGACGAAGAAAAAATTGGTGTTTTGGGTGTTTGTGGCGGTGGCGGGTATGCTGCTAATGCGGCAATGACCGAAAGACGGTTTAAAGCCGTAGTAACCGTTGTTGGTGCCAATTACGGGCGTTTGCTTCGTGAGGGAGATTTTACTGCTGATGCAGCTATAAAAACTTTGGAGGGAATTGCCAAACAACGTACCGCACAGGCAAGAGGTGCTGAACCAGCGGTTACCGTTTACAGACCCAATTCACAGGAAGATAGAAAAGCAGCAGGATTAAATGATATCGATATCATAGAAGCCGTTGATTACTACCAGACACCAAGAGGACAACACCAGAACTCTCCCAACCATCTGCGTGTGGATAGTTTGGATAAAGCAATGGCTTTTGACGCCTTCCATCTGGCAGAATTATTACTTACACAACCACTGCACGTGGTAGTTGGCGATAAAGTGGGTGCTTTTGGTTCGTACAGGGACGGTTTTGAGTTGTTTGATAAAGCAGCATCAAAACAAAAGAGTATCCAGGTTGTTCAGGGAGCAAGCCACTATAATCTGTATGATACGCCAGAATATACATCTAAAGCATTGGAACAGATTATTCCATTCTTTAAAGCACATCTTGCATAG
- a CDS encoding helix-turn-helix domain-containing protein yields MKKKYNIKEFLEYTNISGFKNNHIHLVEYHKQQDMRRKSAPIELDFYLLAIKLNFDKDKNFGQTIFDQADAFVYLDQPGDFLQWDIEHQISGYHILIDAGLFRKIAKEYSFTYYNNHEALFITKEEEKTITDLFKKALKEFDASEHFSKDIVISYASLILSYIQKFYSRQFDTREELYNTTVADFYKNLEAYYDDAQRALKMPSVSYFSDRANLSSNYFGDLIKHYTGRSPQEHIHQLLIQVAKNKLRTTSLSISEIAFSLGFEYPSYFATFFKKETGISPSVFRNQ; encoded by the coding sequence TTGAAGAAAAAGTATAACATAAAAGAATTTCTTGAATATACCAATATAAGCGGCTTTAAAAATAATCATATTCATTTGGTGGAATACCACAAGCAACAGGATATGAGAAGAAAATCTGCTCCTATTGAGCTCGATTTTTATCTCCTGGCAATTAAGCTGAACTTTGACAAAGACAAGAATTTTGGTCAGACAATATTCGACCAGGCAGATGCTTTTGTGTATCTCGACCAGCCCGGAGATTTTCTTCAATGGGACATAGAACATCAGATTTCAGGGTATCATATTCTTATTGATGCGGGGCTGTTCAGAAAAATAGCCAAAGAATACAGTTTTACTTATTACAATAATCACGAGGCGCTCTTTATAACTAAAGAGGAAGAGAAAACAATTACTGACCTTTTTAAAAAGGCACTAAAAGAATTTGACGCGAGTGAGCACTTTTCTAAAGACATTGTAATTTCCTATGCTTCGTTGATCCTGTCCTATATCCAAAAATTTTATAGCAGGCAATTTGATACGAGGGAAGAACTATACAATACTACTGTAGCGGATTTTTACAAGAATCTCGAAGCGTATTATGACGATGCGCAGCGTGCTCTGAAAATGCCCTCGGTTTCTTACTTTTCAGATAGGGCGAATTTGTCTTCCAATTATTTCGGCGACCTTATTAAGCACTATACAGGGCGTTCGCCACAGGAACATATTCATCAATTGCTTATCCAGGTAGCAAAAAACAAACTAAGAACAACTTCTTTATCTATTAGCGAAATTGCCTTTAGTCTGGGATTTGAATATCCATCCTACTTCGCTACTTTTTTCAAAAAGGAAACCGGTATTTCTCCAAGCGTTTTCCGTAATCAGTAA
- a CDS encoding dihydrofolate reductase family protein: MRKIRIFEHISLDGVIEHDGDYTYGAWTTPYRSPAGAATLLEAYGASFDLLLGRHTYDIFSGFWPNAGDFPMANAINAATKFIVTHRPESLEWGPMQHLGGDVVAAVRDLKSTEGPDLIVVGSSTLTSVLLDKDLADEVVLITYPVLLGRGKRLLSDSIDARELAFIDSKSTPAGLLINTYKHLGSLKK, from the coding sequence ATGAGAAAGATCAGAATTTTCGAACATATCTCGCTTGATGGCGTGATAGAGCACGACGGGGATTACACCTATGGTGCCTGGACAACTCCCTATCGAAGTCCTGCTGGGGCCGCAACTCTCCTTGAGGCATATGGGGCCAGCTTTGACCTGCTGCTTGGCCGCCATACCTACGATATATTTAGTGGCTTTTGGCCCAATGCAGGAGATTTTCCCATGGCAAATGCTATAAACGCTGCAACAAAGTTCATCGTAACCCACAGGCCAGAAAGCCTGGAATGGGGTCCGATGCAGCATTTGGGCGGGGATGTGGTAGCGGCAGTTCGCGATCTCAAGTCAACAGAAGGGCCCGACCTGATCGTTGTGGGAAGCTCAACGCTAACATCTGTATTACTTGACAAGGACCTGGCTGACGAGGTGGTGCTGATCACTTATCCCGTTTTGCTTGGCCGGGGTAAACGTTTATTATCCGACAGTATTGATGCCCGGGAGCTTGCTTTTATTGATTCAAAGAGCACGCCCGCGGGTTTGCTCATCAACACCTATAAACATCTTGGTTCGCTGAAAAAATAA
- a CDS encoding VOC family protein — translation MAKKITPCLWVEKDAKKVAQYYLSIFKNGKLKSYQAYKNASNGGFDFATMELLGFEFQILAAGPHFKFNEAVSFSIACKDQAEVDYYWKALTAKGGSEGPCGWVKGKYGLSWQVNPVQLTRLITHKDKAKRTFALNAMMKMKKIIIADLEEAK, via the coding sequence ATGGCAAAAAAAATAACCCCCTGTCTATGGGTAGAAAAAGACGCTAAAAAAGTGGCTCAATATTATTTATCCATTTTTAAAAATGGTAAACTGAAATCCTACCAGGCATATAAAAACGCATCAAACGGTGGTTTTGATTTTGCCACGATGGAGCTATTGGGATTTGAGTTTCAAATACTGGCCGCCGGGCCGCATTTCAAATTCAATGAAGCGGTTTCGTTCAGCATTGCCTGTAAAGACCAGGCAGAAGTTGATTACTATTGGAAAGCCCTTACCGCTAAAGGGGGTAGTGAAGGCCCTTGCGGCTGGGTAAAAGGCAAATATGGCCTTTCGTGGCAGGTTAACCCGGTGCAGTTAACCAGGCTTATTACGCATAAAGATAAAGCCAAGCGGACTTTCGCGTTGAACGCAATGATGAAAATGAAAAAAATTATTATCGCCGACCTGGAGGAAGCCAAATGA